One Paenibacillus sp. FSL H7-0737 DNA segment encodes these proteins:
- a CDS encoding site-specific integrase: MKLSELWHLYEADKRIQGYSPRTLSAYILQNKMLMTELGDPEIAEITLSMLKQYLAKQAERLKPSSLGHRIRFVRSLFRYAYEETYLTSNPSLKLREPKLDKRIPKFLVEEDVIHLKISWPNIKRKSAA; encoded by the coding sequence ATGAAGTTAAGTGAGTTGTGGCATCTATATGAGGCTGATAAACGAATTCAAGGATATAGTCCGAGAACATTGAGCGCCTACATCCTCCAAAACAAAATGCTAATGACGGAACTAGGTGATCCCGAGATAGCGGAGATTACATTGTCAATGCTGAAGCAATATTTGGCGAAACAAGCAGAACGTTTGAAGCCAAGCAGCCTAGGGCATCGAATTCGTTTCGTCCGATCCCTGTTTCGCTATGCGTATGAAGAGACTTACCTGACTTCAAATCCTTCTTTAAAACTAAGAGAACCCAAATTGGACAAGCGAATTCCTAAGTTTTTAGTCGAGGAAGATGTTATTCATCTTAAGATCTCGTGGCCAAACATTAAGAGAAAGAGCGCTGCTTGA
- a CDS encoding MFS transporter, protein MKLFYIVLALILASLNLRPPITSISPLMSTVQNDLGISGITASLLTTLPVLCMGIFAPFSVRLSRKWGNEGAIVLALILIGLGTGLRWFVGTTPLMMFTSFLSGVGIALAGPLLSSFIKQYFPDRVAAMVGIYSTAMVMGASISVGLSVPLQHTLGGSWRGSLAVWAFLAAIALPIWLRLAWSARIDRQSGKISSVLNAPLPVNNKRAWMLTLFFGLMAAIFYSLTAWLAPAIQSQGYSQETAGNIQTLFTLISLPSTLFIPMLVHRYQRRVFWLVGCALLELMGVLMLNISVSPWLAAIPLGIGAGGLFPIALMLPIDETSNAQEASSWSAMTQSGGYILGALGPLAIGWLHDATGSFVQAFYGLAVIIVLQIIVQLAIGNKKSSPAS, encoded by the coding sequence AGAATGATCTGGGTATAAGCGGGATTACCGCCAGTCTGTTAACCACACTTCCGGTATTATGCATGGGCATATTTGCTCCGTTCTCCGTAAGATTAAGCAGAAAGTGGGGGAATGAGGGCGCAATTGTTCTGGCTTTAATCCTCATTGGGTTAGGTACTGGATTACGATGGTTTGTTGGTACAACTCCATTGATGATGTTCACTTCTTTTCTGTCCGGTGTAGGAATTGCATTGGCAGGGCCGCTATTATCCAGCTTCATTAAGCAGTACTTCCCTGACCGAGTGGCAGCTATGGTGGGCATCTACTCTACAGCGATGGTGATGGGGGCCAGCATTAGTGTGGGATTATCGGTTCCGCTTCAGCATACGCTGGGTGGTTCGTGGAGGGGCTCGTTGGCTGTATGGGCATTTCTCGCAGCCATTGCATTGCCGATCTGGTTGAGATTAGCCTGGTCTGCGCGCATAGATCGACAATCCGGTAAAATCTCGAGTGTACTTAATGCACCACTTCCAGTGAACAACAAGCGTGCCTGGATGCTGACATTATTCTTCGGGCTGATGGCAGCGATCTTCTACTCGTTGACCGCTTGGCTTGCGCCAGCAATCCAAAGCCAGGGGTATAGTCAAGAGACGGCCGGCAACATCCAAACCTTATTTACATTGATATCTCTGCCCTCTACGTTGTTCATTCCCATGCTTGTACACCGTTACCAAAGACGTGTATTCTGGCTTGTCGGGTGTGCGTTATTAGAGTTGATGGGTGTCCTGATGCTGAACATATCCGTTAGCCCCTGGCTCGCGGCGATTCCACTCGGTATTGGAGCAGGTGGACTGTTCCCGATTGCACTGATGTTGCCCATTGATGAAACAAGCAATGCTCAGGAAGCCAGTAGCTGGTCCGCAATGACCCAATCAGGTGGCTACATTCTCGGAGCGCTTGGGCCGCTAGCCATTGGCTGGCTCCACGATGCAACGGGCAGCTTCGTCCAAGCATTCTATGGTTTGGCTGTAATCATCGTGCTTCAGATTATCGTTCAATTGGCTATAGGTAATAAAAAAAGTTCTCCAGCGAGTTAG
- a CDS encoding glutathione peroxidase, with protein sequence MSIYDFQAKSIKGEPVELSIYRGKVLLILNTASRCSYSRQLPDLQRLYEIHHEQGFEILGFPCNQFNEKEPESNSEVREYCESNFGVKFPLFEKVEVRGPSAHPLFQYLTQQAPFQGFDTETSGGQWMQDFLLEKYPDIYAGDGIKWNFSKFLIDRNGHIYGRYETTTEPFDIEVFIESLLLK encoded by the coding sequence ATGTCTATTTATGATTTTCAAGCGAAGTCAATTAAGGGTGAGCCTGTTGAATTGTCAATTTATCGTGGAAAAGTTCTGCTTATTCTGAACACTGCTAGTAGATGCAGCTATTCTCGCCAATTACCTGATCTTCAAAGGCTTTACGAAATACACCATGAGCAAGGGTTTGAAATACTAGGTTTTCCTTGTAACCAATTTAACGAGAAAGAGCCAGAGAGTAACTCGGAAGTACGTGAATATTGTGAGAGCAACTTTGGAGTTAAGTTTCCTTTATTCGAGAAAGTTGAGGTTAGGGGACCGTCTGCTCATCCGTTATTTCAATATTTAACACAGCAAGCACCATTTCAAGGGTTCGATACTGAGACATCAGGCGGTCAATGGATGCAGGATTTTCTGCTGGAAAAGTATCCGGACATATATGCCGGTGACGGGATCAAGTGGAATTTCTCAAAGTTTTTAATCGATCGAAACGGCCATATATATGGTAGATACGAAACTACGACTGAACCATTTGACATAGAGGTATTTATTGAATCACTTCTTTTAAAGTAA